A stretch of Lathyrus oleraceus cultivar Zhongwan6 chromosome 6, CAAS_Psat_ZW6_1.0, whole genome shotgun sequence DNA encodes these proteins:
- the LOC127097537 gene encoding low affinity inorganic phosphate transporter 1, which produces MSGELGVLNALDVAKTQLYHFTTIVIAGMGFFTDAYDLFCISLVTRLLGRIYYTVPDAPKPGTLPPNVQAAVTGVALCGTLAGQLFFGWLGDKLGRKKVYGLTLILMVVCSVASGLSLGSSPKAVMATLCFFRFWLGFGIGGDYPLSATIMSEYANKKTRGAFIAAVFAMQGFGILGGGIVALIVASAFDHKYNVPSYKENPAASLLLPQFDYVWRLILMFGALPAALTYYWRMQMPETARYTALVAKNAKQVALDMSKVLQVEIEVEEEKVEKYTGSQRNSYGLFSKEFAKRHGLHLIGTCSTWFLLDIAFYSQNLFQKDIFSAIGWIPPAAEMSAIHEVYKIARAQTLIALFSTVPGYWFTVALIDYMGRFAIQLMGFFFMTVFMFALAIPYDHWSHKENRIGFVVMYSLTFFFANFGPNATTFVVPAEIFPARLRSTCHGISAAAGKAGAIVGAFGFLYAAQSKDPAKTDKGYPTGIGIKNSLIMLGVINFAGMLFTLLVPESKGKSLEELSGENEGNDDVKAAGERDGSGLQTAATV; this is translated from the coding sequence ATGTCCGGAGAACTAGGAGTGCTAAATGCACTCGATGTGGCAAAGACACAATTGTACCATTTCACTACAATTGTGATAGCTGGAATGGGTTTCTTCACTGATGCCTATGATCTTTTCTGCATTTCCCTTGTCACAAGATTACTAGGGAGAATCTATTACACAGTACCTGATGCACCAAAACCAGGAACACTTCCACCAAATGTTCAAGCCGCTGTAACCGGTGTCGCGCTATGTGGAACACTAGCCGGCCAACTATTCTTCGGTTGGCTCGGGGACAAACTTGGAAGAAAAAAGGTTTACGGTTTAACACTTATTCTCATGGTTGTTTGTTCTGTTGCTTCAGGTCTTTCTTTGGGATCAAGTCCCAAAGCTGTTATGGCAACACTTTGTTTCTTTAGGTTTTGGCTTGGTTTCGGAATTGGTGGTGATTACCCTCTTTCCGCTACTATTATGTCTGAATACGCTAACAAAAAGACGCGAGGCGCGTTTATAGCTGCTGTTTTCGCTATGCAAGGGTTTGGTATCTTAGGTGGTGGGATCGTTGCGTTGATCGTGGCTTCTGCGTTCGATCACAAATATAATGTTCCTTCTTATAAAGAAAATCCAGCCGCATCGTTGTTATTGCCTCAATTTGATTATGTTTGGAGACTTATTCTTATGTTTGGTGCTCTTCCGGCTGCATTGACGTACTACTGGCGTATGCAAATGCCTGAAACTGCTCGTTACACGGCTCTCGTGGCTAAGAATGCGAAACAGGTTGCTTTGGATATGTCGAAGGTTTTGCAAGTTGAAATTGAAGTTGAAGAGGAAAAGGTGGAAAAATATACGGGCAGCCAAAGGAATAGTTATGGCTTGTTCAGCAAGGAATTCGCGAAAAGACATGGTTTGCATTTGATTGGAACATGTAGTACTTGGTTTTTGTTGGATATTGCTTTCTATAGTCAGAATCTTTTCCAAAAGGATATTTTTAGCGCGATTGGTTGGATTCCTCCGGCAGCAGAAATGAGTGCAATTCACGAGGTTTACAAGATTGCGAGAGCGCAAACACTTATCGCGTTGTTTAGTACTGTTCCTGGTTACTGGTTCACCGTAGCGCTAATTGATTACATGGGTCGTTTCGCTATTCAACTGATGGGATTCTTCTTCATGACTGTTTTCATGTTTGCTCTTGCTATACCATATGATCATTGGAGCCATAAAGAAAACAGAATTGGGTTTGTTGTGATGTACTCGCTCACGTTCTTCTTTGCTAATTTCGGTCCAAATGCTACAACATTTGTTGTTCCGGCCGAGATTTTTCCAGCTCGGTTAAGGTCTACTTGTCACGGAATCTCAGCCGCTGCAGGAAAGGCTGGAGCGATTGTTGGCGCTTTTGGATTCTTATATGCTGCACAAAGTAAAGATCCTGCAAAGACTGACAAGGGATATCCAACTGGTATTGGGATTAAGAACTCGCTTATTATGCTCGGTGTGATCAACTTCGCTGGGATGCTGTTCACTTTACTTGTTCCAGAATCAAAGGGGAAATCGTTGGAGGAGTTGAGTGGAGAGAACGAAGGAAACGATGACGTGAAGGCCGCTGGTGAGCGAGACGGATCAGGGCTTCAAACTGCAGCAACAGTATAG